One genomic segment of candidate division KSB1 bacterium includes these proteins:
- a CDS encoding HU family DNA-binding protein: protein MTKADLIDKVAEVEGIPSKKVAGEAVDAVFHALKDALVKGDSFTYQGFGTFKVQQYAARSGVNLKTKKKIQIPATKRPKFVPSKTLKDAVK from the coding sequence ATGACAAAAGCCGATTTAATCGATAAAGTCGCCGAAGTCGAAGGGATCCCTTCGAAGAAGGTTGCCGGTGAAGCTGTCGATGCTGTCTTTCATGCATTAAAAGATGCATTGGTCAAAGGGGATTCTTTTACCTATCAAGGGTTTGGTACATTTAAAGTCCAACAATATGCTGCGCGCTCTGGTGTCAATTTAAAAACCAAGAAGAAAATTCAGATCCCGGCAACCAAACGACCCAAATTTGTGCCGAGCAAGACTTTGAAAGACGCGGTAAAATAG
- a CDS encoding DsrE family protein, whose translation MKSIAFIITRQNLPEFLETQILLPITKGEFGNAPIAIFFVHDGVYSLMKATRSATYIRTIIEKLQIPVYACEDSIINRNLQNLIIDGIKMGKLKDFLEVSEIAERILTF comes from the coding sequence ATGAAATCGATTGCTTTTATTATAACACGCCAAAATTTGCCCGAATTTTTAGAGACTCAGATTTTGCTTCCAATCACAAAAGGCGAATTTGGTAACGCTCCTATAGCGATTTTTTTTGTACATGATGGTGTCTATAGTCTCATGAAGGCAACCAGATCAGCTACGTACATCCGGACGATCATTGAAAAATTGCAAATTCCTGTTTATGCCTGTGAGGATTCCATTATCAATCGCAATCTTCAAAACTTAATTATCGATGGAATAAAAATGGGAAAATTAAAGGACTTTTTAGAAGTCAGCGAAATTGCAGAGCGGATTTTAACCTTTTGA
- a CDS encoding MBL fold metallo-hydrolase, whose product MKIKFWGTRGSIPSPGRSTIKYGGNTTCVELTLGDNTRVIFDAGTGIRKLGSEIIKNNSNGTINLFLTHSHWDHIQGFPFFYPAYLERTQIKIYSCAPAFNKLKEILTNQMESNYFPVNFNELKARIAFQEISGNEYFLKDTKFSFIRNNHPGMAYGFKIQEHDKTMIFITDNELHAPKSTLITEPEQFVDFCRNCDMLIHDAHYLPEEMITKAGYGHSCYEDAFELGVKSNAKHLIFFHHDPDRNDCDIEAIVTHYRDLAHNLEVNMQIDAAQEGLSYQI is encoded by the coding sequence TTGAAGATCAAATTTTGGGGTACACGAGGGTCCATTCCTTCGCCGGGAAGGAGCACGATCAAATATGGCGGAAACACTACTTGTGTCGAGCTCACCTTGGGTGATAATACGCGGGTAATTTTCGATGCCGGCACAGGCATTAGAAAATTGGGGAGCGAAATTATCAAAAACAATTCGAATGGGACAATCAATCTATTCCTTACGCATTCGCATTGGGATCACATTCAAGGATTTCCATTTTTTTATCCCGCTTATTTAGAACGCACACAAATCAAAATTTACAGTTGCGCTCCAGCATTTAACAAATTAAAAGAGATCCTAACCAACCAGATGGAATCCAACTATTTTCCTGTCAATTTCAATGAATTGAAAGCGCGGATTGCATTTCAAGAAATTTCAGGCAATGAATATTTCTTAAAGGATACAAAGTTTTCATTCATCAGAAACAATCACCCTGGCATGGCTTACGGATTCAAAATCCAAGAACATGATAAGACGATGATCTTTATAACGGATAATGAACTGCATGCTCCGAAATCCACCTTGATCACAGAGCCAGAACAATTTGTCGACTTTTGCCGCAATTGTGACATGCTGATTCATGATGCGCATTATTTACCTGAGGAAATGATTACAAAAGCGGGCTATGGCCATTCGTGCTATGAAGATGCATTTGAACTAGGTGTCAAGTCTAATGCAAAACATCTCATTTTTTTTCATCACGATCCTGACCGCAACGATTGCGATATCGAGGCAATTGTTACTCATTATCGAGATCTGGCACACAATTTGGAAGTTAACATGCAAATTGATGCCGCACAAGAAGGGTTAAGCTATCAGATTTGA
- a CDS encoding ferritin family protein, with the protein MTKNIGCNEVLEMALQIEQVGHDFYKTLAIHFANPALKDLYNHLAEEERKHIASFKAIRHSLAEINVADIKNWNELALYFTALLDTNVLTGLPEKNALIPELQDEIGAIHISISLEKDTILFLQEMRNWVSIQDQEKINKLIEDEKNHILLLLNMKRQIAPSQ; encoded by the coding sequence GTGACCAAGAATATTGGCTGCAACGAAGTGCTTGAAATGGCCCTTCAGATTGAACAAGTTGGCCATGATTTTTATAAAACATTAGCGATTCATTTTGCCAATCCTGCTCTCAAGGATTTGTACAATCATCTTGCCGAAGAGGAGCGGAAACATATTGCAAGCTTTAAAGCGATCCGGCATTCGCTGGCGGAAATCAACGTAGCTGATATCAAAAATTGGAATGAGCTCGCCTTATATTTTACTGCGCTGCTCGATACAAATGTGCTGACGGGTTTACCAGAGAAAAATGCATTGATTCCTGAATTGCAGGATGAGATTGGTGCGATCCATATTTCGATCAGTCTTGAAAAGGATACGATCCTATTTCTCCAAGAAATGAGAAATTGGGTATCGATTCAGGATCAAGAAAAAATTAACAAGCTGATCGAAGATGAAAAAAACCATATCCTTTTGCTATTGAATATGAAGAGACAAATCGCTCCGTCGCAATGA
- a CDS encoding RNA polymerase sigma factor RpoD/SigA has product MSEKRIRYQSKDSLGKYLQDINRIPLLSYHEEMKLAKKIQRGDQQALARLVNANLKFVVFIAREYQDRGLPLDELISEGNLGLIEAARRYDGSRGIKFISYAVWWIRQAILRALANHSRLVRLPVNHIWAYNRIGHVIEELEQELGRAPELHEVARQLDISTTQLSKQLSMWRHAIPLEDSTRPDEESLDLIDKIGSEEFDGPMADLLNESRKRDIEAALASLPPVEADVLRLYFGIERERPMTLLEIGNTMKLSRERIRQIKNKALKKLRHLQRREMLRPYLG; this is encoded by the coding sequence ATGAGTGAAAAACGCATTCGGTATCAATCGAAGGACAGCTTAGGAAAATACCTTCAGGATATAAATCGAATCCCATTATTATCATATCATGAAGAAATGAAACTCGCGAAAAAAATACAGCGGGGCGACCAGCAAGCGCTGGCACGACTGGTGAATGCTAATTTAAAATTTGTTGTATTCATCGCCAGAGAATATCAGGATCGAGGGCTGCCACTCGATGAGTTGATAAGCGAGGGAAATTTGGGGCTGATAGAGGCCGCGAGAAGATATGATGGCAGTCGCGGGATCAAATTTATATCTTATGCGGTATGGTGGATCCGGCAAGCGATCTTGCGAGCCCTGGCAAACCACTCCCGTTTGGTGAGATTGCCAGTCAACCATATTTGGGCCTACAATAGAATAGGTCACGTGATTGAAGAATTAGAGCAAGAATTGGGTAGAGCGCCAGAATTGCATGAAGTTGCCCGTCAATTAGATATATCGACAACTCAATTATCCAAACAATTATCAATGTGGCGCCACGCGATCCCTCTCGAAGACTCCACGCGTCCAGATGAAGAAAGCCTTGATCTCATTGATAAAATCGGTAGCGAAGAATTCGATGGGCCAATGGCTGATCTATTGAACGAATCCAGGAAGCGGGATATTGAAGCTGCGTTGGCGTCGCTGCCACCAGTTGAAGCTGATGTGCTCAGACTCTATTTTGGAATCGAACGCGAGCGACCTATGACGTTGCTGGAGATTGGCAATACGATGAAGCTCAGCCGGGAGCGAATCCGGCAAATTAAGAACAAAGCTCTCAAGAAGCTGCGCCATTTGCAGCGCCGCGAAATGTTGAGGCCTTATTTAGGATAA
- a CDS encoding deoxyribonuclease IV, which translates to MLLLGAHVSIAGGLARALERAEQIGGTVAQIFTKNQLQWHGKPLAISEQNSFADALSQSTVTMVLAHAGYLINLASNEKELIERSCHALIEELDRAQALKIPYLILHPGAHKGIGEHEGLKRIVESLQFVFSQRISGGPRLLLETTAGQGTNLGYRFDQLRWIMDQIKLPDRLGVCLDTCHAFAAGYDFRTEERYEDTIAEFDQVIGLKNLYVIHVNDSLQALGSRIDRHENIGLGYIGIEGFKFIMNDPRFHHTPKLLETPGGLSQFRLNIEILRSLVSVSGT; encoded by the coding sequence ATGCTATTGCTTGGTGCCCATGTATCCATAGCAGGAGGATTAGCTCGGGCGCTTGAGCGCGCTGAGCAAATCGGCGGTACGGTTGCCCAAATTTTCACTAAGAATCAGCTCCAATGGCATGGTAAGCCTCTGGCAATTTCAGAGCAAAATAGCTTTGCTGATGCGCTCTCGCAATCAACTGTGACTATGGTCCTTGCCCACGCTGGCTATTTGATCAATCTAGCAAGCAATGAAAAAGAACTCATCGAGCGGTCATGTCATGCGCTGATTGAAGAGCTTGATCGTGCCCAAGCATTAAAAATACCTTACCTCATTCTTCATCCTGGTGCTCATAAGGGCATTGGAGAGCATGAAGGGCTCAAACGAATTGTCGAAAGCCTTCAATTCGTCTTTTCTCAGCGGATCAGTGGCGGTCCCAGGCTCTTGCTTGAAACCACGGCAGGGCAGGGGACAAATCTGGGATATCGCTTTGATCAACTTCGGTGGATCATGGATCAGATAAAGCTGCCTGATCGGCTCGGAGTCTGTCTGGATACTTGTCACGCTTTTGCTGCTGGATATGATTTTCGAACTGAAGAGCGATACGAGGATACCATTGCGGAATTTGATCAAGTTATTGGACTGAAAAATCTTTACGTGATTCATGTGAACGATTCTCTGCAAGCATTGGGCTCGAGGATCGATCGCCATGAGAATATTGGTCTGGGTTATATCGGAATAGAAGGATTTAAATTTATTATGAACGATCCGCGGTTCCATCATACTCCCAAATTGCTGGAAACACCTGGAGGGCTGAGCCAGTTCAGATTGAATATCGAAATTTTAAGGTCATTGGTTTCCGTCAGCGGAACTTAA
- the lpdA gene encoding dihydrolipoyl dehydrogenase: MANNFDLAILGSGPGGYVAAVRAAQLGMKVAVVERDQLGGVCLNWGCIPTKALLKSADIYATLRHSGDFGITASEVGFDFQSVIKRSRQIADRMAKGVQYLFKQNNIAPFFGFGRIVDNRRIAVVDESGKIMEELITERIIIATGARPRTIPGVEIDGKRVISSKEAMALEAIPESMIVIGAGAIGVEFAYFYHTFGCKVTIVEMLPSLLPIEDREISDLLFRSFKKAKMEVHTNSMVKSVVKNSDGVIVTIESAGKQSDLSAQVALMAIGVRGNIEGIGIEELGIKVEKSFIQVNRDFQTTVPNIYAIGDVIGPPWLAHVASAEGVHCVERIAGRDVAPIDYRNIPGCTYCQPQVASIGLTEEQARAEGLEIKIGRFPFVASGKSIAIGERDGFVKLIFDARNDQLLGAHVIHAEAAELIGELAVIKSTGMTAHQLIRTVHAHPTLSEAIMEAAAAAYGEAIHV; the protein is encoded by the coding sequence ATGGCAAACAATTTCGATCTTGCGATTTTAGGATCAGGACCAGGTGGTTATGTGGCCGCAGTAAGAGCGGCACAACTTGGGATGAAGGTTGCGGTGGTGGAACGTGATCAGCTTGGTGGTGTCTGCTTGAACTGGGGATGCATCCCCACAAAAGCGTTGCTCAAGAGCGCTGATATCTATGCGACCCTTCGCCATTCGGGAGACTTTGGGATCACCGCTTCCGAGGTTGGATTTGATTTTCAATCAGTGATCAAGCGAAGTCGTCAGATCGCCGATCGAATGGCCAAAGGGGTTCAATATTTATTTAAACAGAACAATATCGCGCCGTTCTTTGGCTTCGGCCGAATTGTAGATAACCGTCGGATTGCGGTGGTTGATGAGTCCGGCAAGATAATGGAGGAACTCATAACAGAGCGAATCATCATTGCAACTGGTGCCCGACCTCGAACCATCCCTGGGGTGGAGATCGATGGCAAACGGGTGATCAGTAGCAAAGAGGCCATGGCGCTTGAGGCAATTCCTGAGAGTATGATCGTCATCGGCGCTGGAGCAATCGGCGTCGAATTCGCGTATTTCTATCATACTTTTGGATGCAAAGTGACCATCGTGGAGATGCTGCCGTCGCTTTTGCCGATCGAAGATCGCGAGATCAGCGATTTGCTGTTTCGATCATTCAAAAAAGCGAAAATGGAAGTGCATACCAATAGCATGGTCAAAAGCGTTGTCAAAAATTCCGATGGGGTGATCGTTACCATTGAATCAGCGGGCAAGCAGAGTGACTTATCGGCTCAGGTGGCGCTAATGGCCATTGGCGTTCGCGGCAACATCGAGGGGATTGGAATTGAGGAATTAGGGATCAAAGTGGAAAAAAGTTTCATTCAGGTGAACCGCGATTTTCAAACGACGGTACCCAATATCTACGCTATTGGAGACGTCATCGGTCCGCCCTGGCTGGCCCATGTGGCATCGGCGGAGGGAGTCCACTGTGTGGAGCGGATCGCTGGTCGAGATGTTGCGCCCATCGATTATCGAAATATCCCTGGTTGCACCTATTGCCAACCTCAGGTTGCGAGCATCGGTTTGACCGAGGAGCAGGCCAGAGCAGAAGGTCTAGAGATCAAGATCGGCCGATTTCCATTTGTTGCAAGCGGAAAGTCAATTGCGATCGGCGAACGCGATGGATTTGTGAAACTGATTTTTGATGCTCGTAATGATCAATTGCTTGGGGCTCATGTTATTCATGCCGAGGCTGCGGAACTTATTGGCGAACTGGCAGTGATAAAATCGACCGGAATGACCGCTCATCAATTGATTAGAACGGTGCACGCTCATCCAACGCTTTCAGAAGCGATCATGGAAGCTGCCGCTGCAGCCTATGGCGAGGCGATTCATGTGTGA
- the lipA gene encoding lipoyl synthase has protein sequence MEKDRTLVSRERLPRWMKVPLPAGQNFQDVRKLLQQYQLHTVCQSARCPNIGDCWSHRTATFMILGDVCTRNCRFCAVTSGVPGAVDRDEPIRVAEAVKKLSLRYAVITSVTRDDLSDGGASIFAETIREIRKAVPGCLVEVLIPDFAGSFSALSLVIEARPDVLNHNLETVPALYPIIRPKANYQRSLKILEIAKQSDLVTKTGLMLGLGESNKAVIEVMHDLRRVDCDILTLGQYLQPSSRHHAIARFVRPTTFARLAQIGKSLGLRHVEAGPLVRSSYHAGESFPCK, from the coding sequence ATGGAGAAGGATCGGACGCTTGTGTCGCGGGAGCGACTTCCCCGCTGGATGAAGGTGCCATTGCCAGCGGGACAGAATTTCCAAGATGTTCGGAAATTGCTACAGCAATACCAGCTTCATACAGTCTGCCAGAGCGCACGTTGTCCGAATATCGGCGATTGTTGGAGCCATCGCACCGCTACCTTTATGATTTTAGGGGATGTTTGCACGCGCAATTGCAGATTTTGTGCCGTCACTTCCGGCGTTCCAGGCGCAGTCGATCGCGATGAGCCCATACGGGTTGCTGAGGCGGTCAAAAAGCTGTCCCTGCGTTATGCGGTGATTACCTCAGTTACTCGGGACGACCTCAGTGATGGGGGCGCTTCCATCTTTGCGGAAACCATCCGTGAGATCCGTAAAGCTGTGCCTGGTTGCCTGGTGGAGGTTTTGATTCCCGATTTCGCTGGCTCTTTCAGCGCATTATCGCTGGTCATCGAAGCCAGGCCCGATGTGCTCAATCATAATCTTGAAACAGTGCCAGCACTCTATCCGATTATTCGGCCAAAAGCAAATTACCAACGATCACTGAAAATTTTAGAAATTGCAAAACAAAGCGACCTGGTCACCAAAACCGGATTGATGTTGGGCTTAGGTGAATCCAATAAGGCTGTGATTGAGGTGATGCATGACCTGCGTCGAGTGGATTGTGACATTCTGACCTTGGGTCAATACCTTCAGCCATCCTCCAGACATCATGCGATTGCTCGGTTCGTCCGTCCTACCACATTTGCCCGTTTGGCGCAAATTGGTAAGTCACTCGGATTACGACATGTGGAGGCGGGCCCATTGGTACGCAGCTCTTATCATGCTGGCGAGAGCTTTCCGTGCAAATGA
- a CDS encoding ferredoxin family protein codes for MPHVIIDLCTQCGLCAEVCPVECITKGEDQHYINPTECIDCASCVDECPERAIYADEDLPDDLRSFIDKNARFFS; via the coding sequence GTGCCACACGTGATTATTGATTTATGTACTCAGTGCGGCTTGTGTGCAGAAGTATGTCCTGTGGAATGTATCACCAAAGGCGAAGACCAACATTACATCAATCCTACCGAGTGCATTGATTGCGCCTCCTGTGTTGACGAATGTCCTGAGCGTGCAATTTATGCGGATGAAGATCTTCCAGATGATTTGAGATCGTTTATTGATAAAAATGCTCGCTTCTTCAGTTGA
- a CDS encoding AAA family ATPase, with translation MATKLKELPAEKLSYRCDPSQFKFQSTKELNRLDEVIGQERAVAAIDFGVDLKSYGYNIFALGPTGAGRTSIIKEAVEKRAKTMPVPDDWCYVFNFKNPDEPNSLRLPAGKGRLLQLTMDRLITQLKKDIPEVLNSEDYQKQRQAIIQSSREMQNKILSDLDNKIQQQGFTLRKVATGLVLVPIKDGQMLTPEQFDRLPNGEKQRLEQLGQTLQEELNEEFQSVQKLEQETKEKLEQHQRRMMRVAIAQPMKVIRQEFKDHDEVLDYLADVEEDILNHIGEFLNFAGEVRSDEAYATIRNNEAVSFDRYRVNLIVDNSEIEGAPVIVESNPTYNNLVGRIDRQTKMGMLVTDFSLIKAGALHRANGGFLIIEADQLFQSPYSWKALKRALKNQCITITDLSEEYSFMSVKTLEPEPIPLDVKVIIIGNFRIYYWLLNYDDEFQELFKVKADFNVDMPRTKENIHNYARFIHNQCEREKLLHFDAEAVSRVVEYGVELTGDQTKLSTRFSDIHDLLVESDYWARKHKRHLVTGADVKQAIEAKKYRLNKYETRVLELFERGTIFINTTGEAIGQVNGLAYINIGDYAFGRPNRISVRTYLGRSGIISIDREVKMTGPVYNKGVLILSGYLNGNFGQKRQLSVSASITFEQSYEEIDGDSASSTELYAILSSLAEIPIKQGIAVTGSVNQLGEVQPIGGVNEKIEGFFKICRAKGLTGEQGVIIPKANVRNLMLDDEVIEAVKQGKFHIYPVETIEEGIEILTGRRAGKRQKNGKFPKGTVFEAVERKLDEMAEHWKNQDRSGNKDKEKKEKNNNSDDAK, from the coding sequence ATGGCAACCAAGCTAAAAGAGCTACCGGCCGAGAAACTCAGCTATCGTTGTGATCCTTCCCAATTCAAATTTCAATCGACCAAAGAACTGAACAGGTTGGACGAGGTGATCGGCCAAGAGCGCGCCGTTGCTGCCATAGATTTTGGCGTTGATCTCAAAAGTTATGGGTATAACATCTTCGCGTTAGGCCCTACTGGCGCTGGTCGCACCTCGATCATTAAAGAGGCGGTTGAAAAACGCGCGAAAACTATGCCGGTGCCAGATGATTGGTGCTACGTTTTCAACTTCAAAAATCCAGATGAACCGAATTCCTTGCGGCTGCCTGCTGGTAAAGGTCGATTGTTGCAATTAACCATGGATCGCTTGATCACACAATTGAAGAAGGACATCCCCGAGGTATTAAATTCTGAAGACTATCAAAAGCAGCGACAGGCGATCATCCAAAGCTCTAGAGAGATGCAAAATAAGATTCTCAGCGACCTTGATAATAAGATCCAGCAGCAGGGGTTTACATTGAGAAAAGTCGCTACCGGTCTGGTGCTGGTGCCGATCAAAGATGGGCAGATGCTGACGCCAGAGCAGTTCGATCGGCTGCCCAATGGAGAAAAGCAGCGCCTCGAACAGCTTGGTCAAACACTTCAGGAAGAACTGAACGAGGAATTCCAATCGGTGCAAAAATTAGAACAAGAGACCAAAGAGAAGTTGGAACAGCATCAGCGTCGCATGATGCGAGTAGCGATTGCCCAACCGATGAAGGTCATCCGGCAGGAGTTCAAGGATCACGATGAAGTATTGGATTACCTCGCCGATGTTGAAGAAGATATTCTTAACCATATAGGTGAATTCTTGAATTTTGCGGGGGAAGTTCGCTCCGATGAAGCTTACGCTACCATTCGCAATAATGAAGCCGTCAGTTTCGATCGCTATCGCGTCAATTTGATCGTGGATAATAGCGAGATCGAAGGGGCACCCGTGATCGTAGAATCGAACCCCACTTACAATAATTTGGTCGGTCGCATCGATCGTCAGACCAAGATGGGGATGTTGGTGACCGATTTTTCATTGATCAAAGCTGGCGCGCTACATCGTGCGAATGGAGGGTTTTTAATTATCGAAGCAGATCAACTATTTCAGTCCCCATATTCCTGGAAAGCACTGAAACGGGCACTAAAAAACCAATGCATCACCATTACCGATCTCAGTGAAGAATACAGTTTCATGAGCGTGAAAACGCTTGAGCCCGAGCCCATCCCGCTTGATGTCAAAGTGATCATCATCGGAAATTTTCGAATCTATTATTGGTTATTGAACTACGATGATGAGTTCCAGGAACTGTTCAAGGTCAAAGCTGACTTTAATGTGGACATGCCGCGGACCAAGGAAAATATTCACAACTATGCTCGATTCATCCACAATCAGTGTGAGCGGGAGAAATTATTACATTTCGATGCGGAAGCGGTCAGCCGAGTGGTGGAATATGGGGTGGAGCTCACTGGCGATCAGACCAAATTATCCACTCGTTTCTCCGATATCCATGATCTTCTGGTAGAGTCCGATTATTGGGCTCGCAAACACAAGCGGCACCTTGTCACTGGGGCAGATGTCAAACAGGCGATCGAGGCGAAAAAATACCGCTTGAACAAGTACGAAACTCGAGTTTTAGAATTATTCGAACGAGGTACCATTTTCATCAATACCACGGGGGAAGCGATCGGACAAGTCAACGGTCTTGCTTATATCAATATCGGCGATTACGCTTTCGGCCGGCCCAATCGCATCTCAGTTCGCACCTATCTTGGCCGCAGCGGAATCATCTCGATCGATCGAGAGGTCAAGATGACTGGTCCGGTCTACAATAAGGGTGTCTTGATTCTCTCTGGCTATCTGAACGGAAACTTTGGTCAGAAGCGCCAGCTTTCGGTCTCGGCCAGCATCACATTCGAGCAAAGCTATGAGGAAATTGACGGTGATAGCGCTTCCTCCACCGAGCTATACGCCATACTCTCGAGCCTGGCTGAGATCCCGATCAAGCAGGGGATCGCTGTTACCGGATCGGTCAATCAACTGGGGGAAGTGCAACCGATCGGCGGAGTGAACGAGAAAATTGAAGGCTTTTTCAAAATCTGCCGTGCGAAAGGGTTGACCGGCGAACAGGGTGTGATTATTCCTAAGGCCAATGTCCGCAATTTGATGCTGGATGATGAGGTGATCGAAGCGGTGAAACAGGGAAAATTCCACATCTATCCAGTGGAGACAATTGAAGAAGGAATCGAAATCTTGACTGGCAGACGGGCTGGCAAACGGCAGAAAAACGGAAAATTCCCGAAAGGAACCGTGTTCGAAGCTGTCGAACGCAAGCTGGATGAAATGGCCGAGCACTGGAAAAATCAAGATCGAAGTGGAAACAAGGATAAAGAAAAAAAGGAAAAGAACAACAATAGCGATGACGCTAAATAG
- a CDS encoding ATP-binding cassette domain-containing protein, with the protein MTLNSDSSGAEISVRHVWKRKTVNEGTQASVIILLADVTVDFCGGCIQMIIGPSGSGKTTLLRLLNRLESPDEGKIFYQGRDYELIPVRQLRREIGMVFQTPALFRGTIYENISFGPQLRHQKISKDMVAHYLNIVGLADLDPDRQVEQLSMGQQQRISFARALANEPKLLLLDEPTAALDPTSANQLLDLIKNINLELRVSIIMVTHVMEHARRIADQVCFIVQGRVIECGAADAFFEQPRTELAQKFIRGEA; encoded by the coding sequence ATGACGCTAAATAGCGATTCTTCAGGAGCGGAAATTTCTGTCAGACATGTTTGGAAACGAAAAACGGTTAATGAAGGGACTCAGGCCTCAGTGATCATCCTACTTGCCGACGTGACCGTGGATTTTTGTGGTGGATGCATTCAGATGATCATTGGGCCTTCGGGCAGCGGGAAAACCACGTTGCTGCGGTTGCTCAATCGGCTTGAAAGCCCTGATGAGGGAAAAATTTTTTACCAAGGCAGAGATTACGAGCTGATCCCAGTGAGACAACTGCGTCGCGAGATCGGCATGGTTTTTCAAACGCCCGCGTTATTTCGCGGGACGATCTATGAGAATATCAGCTTTGGCCCTCAGCTTCGCCATCAAAAAATATCCAAAGACATGGTGGCCCATTATCTTAACATCGTCGGCTTAGCCGATTTGGACCCGGACCGACAGGTCGAGCAACTTTCCATGGGGCAACAGCAACGCATCTCTTTCGCTCGGGCGCTCGCCAATGAACCCAAACTATTGCTCCTGGACGAACCCACGGCAGCCCTTGATCCCACCAGCGCCAATCAATTGCTCGATCTTATCAAAAACATCAATTTGGAATTGAGGGTCAGCATCATAATGGTGACCCATGTGATGGAACATGCCCGTAGGATCGCCGATCAAGTTTGCTTCATTGTGCAGGGACGGGTGATCGAATGCGGGGCGGCAGACGCCTTTTTTGAGCAGCCGCGTACCGAATTGGCACAGAAATTCATTCGGGGAGAAGCCTAA
- the fetB gene encoding iron export ABC transporter permease subunit FetB: MNYIALSYSDLLIALILILIPIVISLHRGLGLEKDLLIGTIRTFIQLMIIGYVLKYLFGYKKWYFVLLMLTIMALVAGYNAVQRQKTKIPGLYLLITFSIFLGALIAMGTLIGLILRVQPWYEPQYLIPISGMMLGNAMNAAALAVDRLMADCRSRRWEIEAALALGASPLIAITPMLRDAGRAAMMPTINAMMVVGIVQLPGMMTGQIIGGVAPEQSVRYQIIIMYMLTTSVTIACMTILYLFYRKIFTKHDQLNFDLLL; encoded by the coding sequence TTGAATTACATTGCGCTGAGTTACTCTGATCTGCTAATAGCTCTAATCCTGATCTTGATTCCTATCGTCATCTCGCTCCATCGCGGGTTGGGGCTGGAAAAGGATTTGCTGATCGGTACGATCCGTACTTTTATCCAATTGATGATCATCGGCTACGTGCTGAAATATTTGTTCGGGTACAAAAAATGGTATTTTGTGCTGCTGATGCTTACCATCATGGCGCTGGTAGCTGGATACAATGCCGTTCAGCGCCAGAAGACCAAAATACCTGGGCTCTATCTGCTGATCACGTTCTCGATTTTTCTTGGCGCACTGATTGCGATGGGCACGCTCATCGGACTGATCTTGCGCGTTCAACCGTGGTACGAACCGCAATATCTGATCCCCATCTCTGGCATGATGCTGGGGAATGCAATGAATGCGGCTGCTCTGGCGGTCGATCGTCTCATGGCCGATTGCCGCAGCCGACGATGGGAAATTGAAGCCGCATTGGCCCTCGGCGCTTCTCCGCTTATTGCAATCACCCCAATGCTGAGGGATGCTGGACGCGCCGCCATGATGCCCACGATCAATGCCATGATGGTGGTGGGAATTGTCCAATTGCCCGGCATGATGACTGGCCAAATCATCGGTGGCGTGGCACCAGAACAATCCGTTCGCTATCAGATCATCATTATGTACATGCTCACCACGTCCGTAACCATCGCCTGCATGACCATCCTGTATCTGTTCTATCGCAAAATTTTTACCAAGCATGACCAGCTTAACTTCGATCTATTGCTTTAA